The DNA sequence CCCGGCAGCGGCAGAATGACACTAAACGAACTTAATAGTATTATACTGCCGCATCCTGAAGTTCTCGATTTCAGTGTAGAATATGAACCCGAAAGAATGAAGCTTTCCGTCAAGCTTGATGTTGCTCCGGAGAGTGTACCTAATAAGAATATCAAAGAATCACTTGTGATGTATCCCAAGCTGCAACAAGCCATAAAAAATCATAATTTAAAAATTTCAGCACAGCTTTCCAAACGAGATGGAAGCATTAATTCAGGTTTTGGAAAACGCTCTATAATAATCAAATAAAGGTTGTTCTCTCATGAAAAATTTTTTCGGCACTATTTGTACTCAACTTAAATCCGGTAACGATCTTATTTTGGCAACCATTGTCAAGAGTTCAGGCTCTACGCCCCGTTCTTCGGGGAGCAAAATGATTGTTCTACGTGACGGAAGCATAGCAGGAACAATCGGCGGTGGACTTGTTGAAGCTCTGGTCCAAAAAGAAGCTGCCAACCTGTTTGATACAGGTAACAACATTGTCTGCTTCAAAGATTTTGACCTTTCCAATGAGCTTGCTGCAAATGCGGATATGATATGCGGGGGATTTGTTTCAGTCATGCTCGAACATTTACCTGCTGATCAAGAAACCATTTCTGCTTTTTCAGAACTTGAAGAAAAACTGAGATTCGGCAAGCAGACAATTCTGCTATCTTGTGCTATAGATAATTCCATTCAGGAAAGAAAAACACTTACTGTTGGAAGTCAGATTCCAGAACTAACATTTATCAAAGAATCAGATGTGAATGTCTTACTGGAAAAATCTTTGAAATCAGGAACTCCTGTACTTGAAGAAGCAAACTCAGGTTTGATCGTTGCTGAAAGCTTCACTCCACAGCCGGACCTTTTTATTTTCGGAGCAGGGCATGTCTCCCGCCCAACAGCTGAACTGGCATCCTCAGTTAATTTTCACACAGTTGTACTTGATGACCGAGCAGATTTTGCTAATACAGATAGATTTCCTTATGCAGGTGAAATCCATGTTTTACCAGATTTTGATAATTGCTTTGCTGGTCTTGAAGTTAATGAAAACTCATATATTATTATTGTCACCCGGGGACATCTCCACGACAAGACAGTTCTCGGACAGGCCCTTAAAACTCCCGCCCGCTATGTGGGAATGATTGGAAGTACCAAAAAACGTAACGCTATTTACGATGCTTTGAGGGAAGAAGGCATTGCACAGATTGAAATTGATCGCTGCAACTGCCCTATTGGACTGAGTATCGGAGCACAAACACCAGAGGAAATTGCCGTATCCATTGTGGCTGAACTGATTCAGAAACGAGCCGGGTAATAAATGAACTTTTACGGAATTATTCTTGCGGCGGGCTATTCGTCGCGCATGGGAGAACTTAAGGCGTTGCTGCCTCTTAACGGCAACACCGTGCTTTCACGATGTATCAGACTGTTAGTTGATGGCGGAATCTCGGATATATTCGTGATCACGGGTCATGAGGCAGAAAAGATCGGTTCCGAAGTTAAAGCTCTGGGTATGCGTGCTGTTTTTAACCCCAATTTCGACAAGGGCATGTATTCATCAGTCAAAGCCGGAGTAATGGCATTACCCAGTAATGCCTCAGCATTTATGGTCCTGCCGGTTGATATACCTCTGGTCCGCTCATCT is a window from the Maridesulfovibrio zosterae DSM 11974 genome containing:
- a CDS encoding XdhC family aldehyde oxidoreductase maturation factor, producing the protein MKNFFGTICTQLKSGNDLILATIVKSSGSTPRSSGSKMIVLRDGSIAGTIGGGLVEALVQKEAANLFDTGNNIVCFKDFDLSNELAANADMICGGFVSVMLEHLPADQETISAFSELEEKLRFGKQTILLSCAIDNSIQERKTLTVGSQIPELTFIKESDVNVLLEKSLKSGTPVLEEANSGLIVAESFTPQPDLFIFGAGHVSRPTAELASSVNFHTVVLDDRADFANTDRFPYAGEIHVLPDFDNCFAGLEVNENSYIIIVTRGHLHDKTVLGQALKTPARYVGMIGSTKKRNAIYDALREEGIAQIEIDRCNCPIGLSIGAQTPEEIAVSIVAELIQKRAG